Part of the Hypomesus transpacificus isolate Combined female unplaced genomic scaffold, fHypTra1 scaffold_107, whole genome shotgun sequence genome, GGTTCAAGATTACTAAAGCTAACATGGGATGTAAGTTCATATGGTGCTATTACATAGTCGAAAAGAGATCCAGAGACagatggacattgtttttcaaGAGACCAGTGTTTACACCACTTCAATTGGGTTCCAGTCTGATCTCTACTACATTGTTCACCAGGCAAAACAGTACCATCCTTCTGCTGGAAGAGTGACTTATAATTTGTCTATCCATGATGAGCCTTGCCGGAAGAAGAAGAATCACATTCATCACATTAATGCCTCTGAGTTTACAACTACTGTGACCTACTCTGCTGTCGACGTTTCCATTTTTGCTTTCAATATCGTGGGGAGAACACCTTCAACAGCTCTCCTAGTCCCAGCCATACATAAGAAaagtaagtgtgtatgtgtgatgtgtctAATCCGGATGAGTGGTGCTTTCAATAAACATCCaataaactgtgtgtgttattCTCATACACCCGAAGTCTAACTGTAACTTTATTCCCACTAGCATGTTTTAATAACACACCTACCAAAGGGCATGGGAAGGCTTGTCTGGAGTGGTACAAGctaacagacagagaaacaggacCAGAACGTGTCAACATCCCAACTCAAACACTCAATACCACAAAAGGTATTATAACAGTCTTTGGCATAAATCCATGAATGTCCATAAACCTGCTTTACTGTATGTGGACTACTGAAATGAGCATTGAAGGTCCAGGAAGAGTAAGACTAAGAAAACTATATGAAGTCCAGGAAGACTAAGACTAAGAAAACTATGACaataataatgtttaatgtaactggctcCTCTCACATGGCTCCCCCCAGTTGAAATGGTCTAGAACAGCCCCTGCTACCATTAACATTATTGATCCGCTCTCTTTGGGAGTCCACTTGGTAGCTCCCGTTAGATGGATAGtgaacagacagaaaaaaaggacaCAAACCAAAAGGGAAAGGGAGGCCAAAATGCAAACTATAAACTCCTAAAcgttaactcccccccccccccccccccccccccccccccctctctctctctctctctctctctttcttttcctttttcctcctctcttacaCATTGTGACTCAGCCGTATGAAAAACTGTTGTTGTTTGCTGCTTTGATTCCAACAGACAGGTGTGAAAGCATTAACCTCGTTTTTTTTCCTGGGATGGAAGATTATGTTCGCTACTATTACTTGAGACACAGCTGTCACAAGAAGAAACGACAAACCACTGCATGGTGTACCATTTATAAGCAAGAGGGTGGTAAGCAATTACATGGAGCACTAACGCTagataaagaagaaaaaaaacagtttatttTACCATGATGTTCACTTCATAAACGGATATAATATTGTGAAAGAATATTATAGAGAAATGATAATATTATTACCATAACCTCATTATAAGTTCATGAGGATTTATGATATCCCTTGTAACATTTCTTTTTCAGCCCCAACTAAGGCACCACTGGAATTCAATGCTGTTGATGTAACATACAATTCTGCTGTGCTAAATTGGAAACCTATTCCTGTACCAGACCTGCAAGGCTTCTTAAAACACTATGAAATCTGTATCACAGCCAACATCAATCAAAAAGGTAGGaccaataaatacatttataatttGTCTGTTTGGCACCTGCAAAGCAATGGTGCGTTTGACATAAACCTTAAGATGACATAGCACATACAGTTACTATGACATATACAGGTATTAATATGCTTCTCTTTTTTATTAGATTGCAAAATTGTGTCAGAATCACACACTGAGTACACTCTTGAGAAACTGACACCTGAGTCCCTTTATAACATCAGTGTTGCTGGAGTGACAGTCATTGGTTCAGGACCCAAAGCCAATGTTAGTTTCAAGACTGTGTCTGATCCTTTTACTGGTAAAATTCTTATTCACTTACACTAGAATGTAAGCATAACATATAGAATTCTTCTGTTGTGGAATCTTTCACAATGCACATAAAACAAAGAATAACAATGTTTTTTTCTCAAATAAGTCTGGATGATAGTTTTTTGCATGATTCCTGTCCTCATCGCCACAATAATGGTCTCATTTCTTGCCAACAGGTGAGATCTCTTTTCTTAATGTACTACAATATAAACAAATTGTTAAAACTGTGTTTTGTCAAAAATGTTTATGCAATTAAAGGCATTTCAAAGTTCTAAAATCATAACTTTATTCTTAGACTTAAAATAAAGTTTTGGTCATCAGTACCTGCTCCAGTACTGAGGCAAGATGGCtgtgaaaaaaaaaga contains:
- the il12rb1 gene encoding interleukin-6 receptor subunit beta isoform X2, giving the protein MKNATYKLTIQTFDGVGDPFEDIKHNYKEVASEFVITQREVGIWVEAHLEGQSCESPKTMAVLNETVKYLPPKNVRIEWSSNSVTLKWDGEKSKTVIIDVQFRRMDDPLAAWENKTIQTNSSNDMKVKVTLENLQHQSAYQVRIRQKPKHVKTPLWSDWTPPLDVPSEIKHPPEVNWTEQDNNGSRLLKLTWDAKQYHPSAGRVTYNLSIHDEPCRKKKNHIHHINASEFTTTVTYSAVDVSIFAFNIVGRTPSTALLVPAIHKKTCFNNTPTKGHGKACLEWYKLTDRETGPERVNIPTQTLNTTKDRCESINLVFFPGMEDYVRYYYLRHSCHKKKRQTTAWCTIYKQEGAPTKAPLEFNAVDVTYNSAVLNWKPIPVPDLQGFLKHYEICITANINQKDCKIVSESHTEYTLEKLTPESLYNISVAGVTVIGSGPKANVSFKTVSDPFTVWMIVFCMIPVLIATIMVSFLANRLKIKFWSSVPAPVLRQDGCEKKRQNLLEVTEKVDELSLQKWNPHDPQIPNQEKLTILDVCEIDEGEDDGEQGSLGELGTPDACVPLSPDYKSQVLSDLGDLETTDTNEEENDCEAVILMYRDGLVFDMKANSTEDLGTELST